The following coding sequences are from one Candidatus Nitronereus thalassa window:
- a CDS encoding potassium channel family protein, translated as MAPKRSRQLLESVLVMPEDLSPWRTIAIRIGVIILLVVFLITYLWIDREGLKDHADGVITIPDVIYFTMVTITTVGYGDIVPITPQSRLFDAFVITPIRMFIWMLFLGTAYQLALKQFAEGYRMAKVRASLEQHVVVCGIGYTGLATIKELLAKGTNPEQILAIDMRDERVRAAVELGVYAIRGDASKEATLRDAVLEKAKAIIITSGRDDTNALTLLTVRNICPSLRALVSAKEEENVKLLRQAGANTIITPATFGGSMLASAVNQTHLARYMEDLLTSGGRVDLIEEKVRQEDVGKSTLDFLPNVVLRIYRNGKMLSLDEFRKNEPVKEGDIVMLLKHHHAEESST; from the coding sequence ATGGCACCCAAACGATCCCGTCAATTATTGGAAAGCGTCCTGGTCATGCCAGAGGACTTATCCCCCTGGCGAACCATCGCCATTCGAATCGGCGTCATTATCCTTCTCGTTGTTTTTTTGATTACCTATCTATGGATCGATCGGGAGGGACTGAAGGATCATGCGGATGGAGTCATTACCATTCCCGATGTCATCTATTTTACCATGGTCACTATTACCACAGTGGGCTATGGGGATATCGTACCCATCACCCCGCAATCCAGACTCTTTGACGCCTTCGTGATCACTCCAATTCGTATGTTTATCTGGATGCTTTTTCTCGGAACCGCCTACCAATTGGCACTTAAACAATTTGCAGAGGGTTATCGCATGGCAAAAGTGAGAGCAAGCTTAGAACAACACGTGGTGGTATGCGGCATCGGATATACGGGGTTAGCCACCATTAAAGAATTACTCGCGAAGGGGACGAACCCCGAACAAATTTTGGCCATCGATATGCGAGACGAACGTGTTCGGGCTGCTGTGGAGTTAGGCGTGTATGCGATCCGTGGAGATGCCTCAAAGGAAGCGACCCTCCGAGATGCCGTCCTCGAAAAAGCCAAAGCCATCATCATTACCTCTGGGCGCGATGATACCAATGCTCTCACGCTCCTCACCGTGCGGAATATTTGTCCATCTCTTCGAGCCTTAGTGAGTGCCAAGGAAGAGGAAAACGTCAAATTATTGCGGCAGGCCGGTGCCAACACCATCATTACCCCTGCGACCTTTGGGGGATCGATGTTGGCCTCTGCTGTCAACCAAACTCATCTGGCTCGATATATGGAGGACCTGCTCACCTCAGGAGGGCGGGTGGATCTGATTGAGGAAAAGGTTCGACAGGAGGACGTCGGGAAATCGACCCTTGACTTCCTTCCCAATGTGGTGCTGAGGATCTATCGAAACGGGAAAATGTTATCACTTGATGAATTCCGAAAAAACGAACCTGTCAAAGAGGGAGATATCGTTATGCTTCTTAAACATCATCATGCTGAAGAATCTTCTACGTAA
- a CDS encoding mechanosensitive ion channel family protein: MNESPLILPLQESLYDSLDMIITFLPNIVGALVLLTIGIIVGRLVSSAMRRIMAFANMDRHLDNWGITQFFQQFGIQQPGATLVGALSFWFIVLLFLISAARTLELDVITEALISLAYALPDLVLAILIVLVGLFGAKALRTLVTTLFDTTGLPAARMAGNLVYALCALVVGIMAAAKLGFDTSFLGSFILILAAGSVATLALSIGLGAGPAIRNLIGTYSVRHFIQVGQQVQVGDMTGTVLDLTSMVIVLEVNGKKVVIPASRLNDNPTTINPQQS; the protein is encoded by the coding sequence ATGAATGAATCTCCCCTAATCCTCCCTCTTCAAGAATCGCTCTATGATAGTTTGGACATGATCATTACTTTCCTTCCAAATATCGTGGGAGCCTTAGTCCTCCTGACTATCGGTATCATCGTGGGTCGCCTTGTGAGCAGCGCCATGCGCCGCATCATGGCATTTGCCAACATGGATCGACACTTGGACAACTGGGGGATTACGCAATTTTTTCAGCAATTCGGCATCCAGCAACCTGGGGCGACTTTGGTAGGGGCTTTATCTTTTTGGTTTATTGTGCTGCTCTTTCTCATTTCGGCTGCCCGGACTTTGGAGCTCGATGTCATCACCGAAGCCTTAATTTCTCTCGCGTACGCATTACCGGATCTCGTTCTCGCGATCCTTATTGTGCTCGTGGGCCTATTCGGCGCCAAAGCTTTACGCACATTGGTGACCACCCTCTTTGACACCACAGGCCTCCCAGCGGCCAGGATGGCTGGGAACCTCGTCTATGCCTTGTGTGCGCTGGTCGTGGGAATTATGGCGGCGGCGAAACTAGGATTTGATACGAGCTTCTTAGGCTCATTCATCCTGATTCTTGCCGCTGGCTCTGTGGCAACATTGGCCTTATCCATCGGTCTTGGCGCGGGGCCCGCCATTCGAAACCTCATCGGCACATATTCCGTTCGCCACTTCATTCAAGTCGGACAGCAAGTTCAAGTTGGCGACATGACTGGAACGGTGCTCGATCTCACCTCCATGGTCATCGTTCTCGAGGTCAATGGCAAGAAAGTCGTGATTCCCGCCTCGCGATTAAATGACAACCCCACCACAATCAATCCACAACAATCATAG
- a CDS encoding transglycosylase SLT domain-containing protein → MGVHVVFSKVAEKTSERLSAIKSSIATPGLHSLTRPQITAPVPVRKILPAYDRKMFFKHLRTRFPRYQEHFQNAAEKYNLPWKLLASQAYQESHWNRRAKSPTGVRGIMMLTRRTAASLGIRNRLDPEKSIYGGARFLARMQQRIPTSVPMPDRRFFALAAYNVGLGHMEDARELAQRIKKNPDHWQDMTEVLPLLSQKKYYRTLRYGKARGHEPVIYVRRIRAYQVLFDQVPSENSYVTKRNKNGNMKASISQRFLRPHLNRLERNSGA, encoded by the coding sequence ATGGGCGTCCACGTTGTGTTTTCGAAGGTTGCGGAAAAAACCTCCGAACGCCTTTCCGCAATAAAATCTTCGATCGCAACCCCCGGCCTTCATTCGTTGACCCGTCCTCAAATTACTGCACCCGTACCAGTTCGAAAAATACTCCCCGCCTATGACCGAAAAATGTTTTTCAAACATCTCAGAACACGATTCCCTCGGTATCAAGAACATTTCCAAAACGCCGCAGAGAAATATAACCTCCCTTGGAAACTTCTTGCCTCACAAGCCTATCAGGAATCTCATTGGAATCGCCGCGCTAAAAGCCCAACGGGTGTACGTGGGATCATGATGTTAACTCGCCGTACCGCGGCATCCCTTGGAATCCGGAATCGGCTTGACCCTGAAAAAAGTATTTATGGTGGCGCACGATTTCTTGCACGAATGCAACAGAGAATTCCTACCTCCGTTCCGATGCCCGACCGAAGGTTTTTTGCCCTGGCGGCCTACAACGTAGGCCTGGGTCATATGGAAGATGCAAGAGAGTTGGCTCAACGAATCAAGAAAAATCCTGACCACTGGCAAGACATGACGGAAGTGCTCCCCCTTCTCAGTCAAAAAAAATATTATCGTACTCTTCGGTATGGAAAGGCCCGGGGACATGAACCAGTGATTTATGTTCGACGAATTCGAGCCTATCAGGTGTTATTCGATCAAGTCCCATCGGAGAATTCCTACGTGACGAAAAGGAATAAAAATGGCAATATGAAAGCCTCCATTAGCCAACGATTCCTGCGCCCCCATTTGAACCGGCTAGAAAGAAACTCAGGAGCCTGA